ATCTGCTACTTTGGTGGGGATCCAGTACCACAGCTCCCTTTTTCGTTCAGGGCATCAAGGCTCGCTATGGAGAGGAATAAGGGTAGGATCCTGAGGGTCTGCTGGGAGACCAATGGCTCCATGAACAGGCATCTTCTCGACAGAATGGTGGAATTGGCACTCAAGTCCGGGGGCTGTATAAAGTTCGACTTGAAGGCCTGGAATGAGAATCTCCATATAGCTCTGACCGGGATTACCAACAGAAGGACCATAGAGAACTTTGCGAGGGCAGGGAGAAAGATCATGCAAAGGCCTGTACCTCCCTTGCTCATCGCGAACACCCTTCTTATACCCGGCTACATAGACGAGGACGAGATAAGTAGCATAGCGAGTTTCATCGCATCGATAAATCCGGATATTCCCTATAGTCTTCTTGCATTCTATCCCCATTTTTATATGTCGGACATGCCGCCGACGCAGCGAGTCATGGCAGATAGATGTCTTACAATCGCCCAGGAAGAGGGCTTAAGAAACGTAAGAATAGGGAATATTCACCTTCTTGTATAGGAGAATCGGGCCTTTCATTTTGTCTCAAGACCCGGTTAAGCCAACCCAGAGATCTCGTGTTCATGGTTAAGTTGCTCCAGGATCTCCTGTAGTCCCTTCCTGACGGGCTCAGCACCGGCCATCAAGATGGCGTAAAGGACAAAACCCATAAGCTGGAGCGCATATGGAAATTGCATAACCAGTGAGAACTTTCCGCGTCAGATCCCCAAAAAGAAAGTTCACCGTTCAAAGTTCATAGGTTCAAAGGTTGTCAACCCTAATTAAACTATTAAACTAACTCCGCGTCCCTTAGATCAGCGCGGCGAGGGGCTCGGGATCTAAAGCTTCACGCCGCTTTTTGCCGGGCAACGACCTCAAGCTCCACGCCTTCGCGCTCCTGAAGGACCTGGAGGATATCAAAGAGATTGTTAGAACTCGGATTACCCTTTGGCCCGAGCATCCGGTGAAGGCTCTTGCTTTGTTTGTCCAGGGCCTCGGCAAGCTCTTCAAAGCCCACCGTTGCGTTGATGTAGTCCCGGAGGATCGACTTCCCCACTTCGACGTCTCTGGTGAGAAAGGCGTGGACCGCTTCGATCAAAAGCGCCCGTCGGAACTCTGGATCAGTCTCTGCCCTTGCCTTTACAGTCTCCCGAAAATCTTTCGTAATAGCCATACCCATATACCTCATTCTGGCCTTGTAGGTTTGCCAGCATCTCTTTGCCGCCTTGATGTCATGGCTTTGCCGCTTCTTTGTCCCACCTCCAACTAAAATGACAATCCTGTCTCCGTCCTTTCCGAAATAGATTCTATACCCCGGGCCGAAATCAACCCGGTACTCAAAGATTCCCTCCCCGATTCCCTTGACGTTCGAAAAATTGCCCTGCTCCAGGCGATACACCGCTGTAGTCGCCTTCGCCGCCGCAACAGTATTCAGGCCAGTGAACCATTGTGCATAGGGGGCCGCCCTTCCTCGTCGATATATTCGCGAACAATAATTCCCACGACTATATAGTAACGTCTATGTTACCAATGTCAATTACTTTTGGGTCAGAAAACATTGTTCAGCCTAACCAAGGGAAAAAGAGCGCCTGAAATGATAGAGTTATTCTACGAGAGAGCCCGAGCAAACAACGTTGAGGCCGCTCAAGGACCTGTGGAAAATTGGGGATGATCACTGATTAACCCCTTCCCAACCCCTGAACAGCGATTTTCTATCAAGCAACCATTTCCATGCGGGGATAATGTTTACCCTAACATTGCCTACATCTAATTCTGCTTCTTCTCTCAGGTTGATCAAGATAAAGCGGGCATTCGGCAGGGAAAAAGATGCCTCCTCTAATGCCCGGCATTCGCGATCGCGAGTCACGCGATTGCTTATGTCTGCTGAGACCTGGATTATATCCATGGATTTATCCGGATACTCCGCCACGAAATCCACTTCATACCCGGATTGAGTAGTGAAATAAGTAACCATTGCATCGCGACGGCATAATTCCATAAAAATACAATTCTCGAGAAGATGGCCGACTTCAGGTTCACGAGATAGAGAAAAAGATGCTGCCAAAGCAGTGTCAATTACATAGGGTTTGATGGGATTCACCATTTTCTTTCGTTCAGATTGGGTGTAAATATGGATAGTTCGCAAGAGAAAAACATCCTGAATATGCCCAAGATATTCATATAGGGTCGTCTTGGCGACCTTCATGCCCTGCGATTTCAGGTCATTAAAGAACTTGTTTACTGTGAAATGCAGTCCGGAATTCCTGATAAAATGTCTGATCAGTTTTTTTAACACAACTATGTTAGTGACTTTGAACCTGTCAACAATATCACGAAAAATAACTGTATTTACATATCCTTGTAATAAGAGATAGCGGTCTGATATCGATAATCCCTGGGCTTCGGGAAAACCGCCCTCAAGGAGATATTTCAATAACTGATTCTCCATCAGGGACCGCAGTTGCTTGTTGACCCGATTCAAGGAAGTTGGAACATTAATATTGCGGCTTTTTAGGAACTCTCGAAAACTATACGGATATATAATCGCCTCTATCGACCGACCTCGCATGGCCGAGGCGATTTCTCGACTCAACATCTTGGCAGAAGATCCGCTGATAAAGATCTGAACATTTTCAGAGTCCATAAAATATCTGACGAACTTTTCCCAGCCATCGATCAGTTGAATCTCATCAAGAAAAAAGTAGGCCTTTCCAGGACGGTTTTCTGGAAACATTGCATAATATTCATCTATTATCCAGTGCAGGTCTTTGACTGTCATATCAGAGAGACGCTCATCTTCAAGGTTCAGATATACAACTCGCGACCGTTCAATTCCTTGCCTCATTAAATGATTCATTGTCTGATACAAGAAATAGGTCTTGCCCACCCGTCTCATACCGATAATGGCATAGGCCTTGTTGGGGATTTCCGGCAACCGGTATTCCCTTTCGACCAAGGCCGGTATATCCATGCTTACAGCATCGGCAAGTCTCTGTTGAATGATGTTCCTCATTATTCAGTCCTCTCAATAAATCTACTTCTTGAGATATTTATCCTTATTCATAAGGCATGTTAATAATATATTTATATCTTTTGTCAAGGACAAATCTATCTCTCTACCACATTAAATAATGAAATGGATAGCCTTATATGTCCATTTCGCTTTTATCCTTTAATAATTTACATTTTTTGGACACGGATTACACGGATGGGCACAGATTAGTATCTTATTAATTATTTTCGCGTTTTTTCTGGCAGAAAATTCTGAAACACAATCACGAAAGCACGAAAGATTGAAAGCACGAAATAAAACAACATTCAGGCTTTCGTGTCTTCGTATTTTCGTGCTTTCGTGATCAATTTTTTTATCTTCAAACCTTTTTGGTTCCGGCTTGTCCGGGTATAGGCATTATGACACCGAGGCTGAGAAGGACATTTCGTAAACTGAAGAGCTAATACAGCAAACTGTCATGGCGGGGCTTTCGTCACCCCCACGCATGAAAATAATTAGCCACCCGCTCGCTACGCTCGCTTGACACACACAGACACACACAGACTTTTTACTCTGCCGACATAGCAGGGTAAAAATAACACGTACCCAAGGGATGCCGACAATTTATCCGCTGGTGTGTCCACCAGCAGATAAGGTTTTTTGTCTGTGTGTCCATGTGTGTGTCTGTGGCTGATTAAATCGGCCTCTCAAGACGCTCCAGTACTTTTTCCGCAAAGGCCCAGACCTCATTCTTGTCCATCCTGGTCTTATAGGGTATGGGAGTCTCCCGGCCGTAAAGCATCTTGTAGAACCGCTTAAGCGCTTCCGTATCCCTGGCATCCAGCTTGTCAGGGTTTATCTCCCCGCCCAGGAGTCCGGCATGGATCGGGGGTTCCGGCAGGCTCTTGATCAACGGCAGGATATAGTCCCATCCGCCGTGGACCTTTCCCTGTACAAAGACCCCTGTTGTGTCCATGGCGACCCCAAAGACCACGGTCTTTTTGCCTTTCAGCGCATCCTTGAAGCGGCTTACATATTCTTGTACTGAGGGCAATACGTGGTGATTGTAGATACCGGAACCAAGAATGACAAGATCTGCATCCGCAGGGTCAGGTATGGACTCAGCATTATCCACAAGGCAACCGCCGCCCAGTCTTTCCGCCAGCCATCTTCCGATTTCCAGAGTGGAACCGTACTTGCTCGCGCATACGATTAAGGTTTTCATGATCGTCCTCCGACATGACAAGACCTGTTGGTTTAAAGCGCCATGGAACCAGGCCGGGCGTCTTTCCGATGA
This genomic stretch from Deltaproteobacteria bacterium harbors:
- a CDS encoding transcriptional regulator, giving the protein MAITKDFRETVKARAETDPEFRRALLIEAVHAFLTRDVEVGKSILRDYINATVGFEELAEALDKQSKSLHRMLGPKGNPSSNNLFDILQVLQEREGVELEVVARQKAA
- a CDS encoding ATPase, giving the protein MRNIIQQRLADAVSMDIPALVEREYRLPEIPNKAYAIIGMRRVGKTYFLYQTMNHLMRQGIERSRVVYLNLEDERLSDMTVKDLHWIIDEYYAMFPENRPGKAYFFLDEIQLIDGWEKFVRYFMDSENVQIFISGSSAKMLSREIASAMRGRSIEAIIYPYSFREFLKSRNINVPTSLNRVNKQLRSLMENQLLKYLLEGGFPEAQGLSISDRYLLLQGYVNTVIFRDIVDRFKVTNIVVLKKLIRHFIRNSGLHFTVNKFFNDLKSQGMKVAKTTLYEYLGHIQDVFLLRTIHIYTQSERKKMVNPIKPYVIDTALAASFSLSREPEVGHLLENCIFMELCRRDAMVTYFTTQSGYEVDFVAEYPDKSMDIIQVSADISNRVTRDRECRALEEASFSLPNARFILINLREEAELDVGNVRVNIIPAWKWLLDRKSLFRGWEGVNQ